In the Mya arenaria isolate MELC-2E11 chromosome 11, ASM2691426v1 genome, one interval contains:
- the LOC128208993 gene encoding caspase-3-like, with translation MDEKARILHTNLKTYIKDEIETGSDQYHAFVESMKGYGVPKGRLANAKSLYDKFVLLENVGKLGVGNYDSLRQMVKSSGLDELLPKINETDNEIKKLRADSGESTGHIARKRQHDHSTGDARLPEAKQSRVDAAEDDPLWTRDSEGRGRYDTRGKKGYLLIVNYSDNRKGSTRDVEILQSFFREVDFEVDEASNLTLRELEQRFTDVKQRLNDTIAKDNLYCFVCAIMGHGNKDGIATADGKMISEETIRKRFTNNYIPNFAGKPKVFLIQACRGTDLQDGEQVEDDDISDVTAKNNDVIEDDIIVTVPNDADTLIAFSSTPGYKSTRMTVSGSWFITTCVEVFRQFYKTDHLEDMLVTVRERVAQKEREHSKKQMPCVWTSLTKRLFFKKTS, from the exons ATGGATGAAAAAGCGCGAATTTTGCACAccaatttgaaaacatatataaaggATGAAATAGAAACAGGAAGTGACCAATACCACGCGTTTGTGGAGAGTATGAAAGGATATGGCGTCCCCAAAGGAAGATTAGCAAACGCCAAATCATTGTATGACAAATTTGTGTTGTTGGAAAACGTCGGTAAACTTGGTGTAGGGAATTATGACAGCCTTCGCCAGATGGTTAAAAGTAGCGGACTTGACGAACTTCTACCGAAAATAAACGAGACGGACAATGAAATCAAGAAGCTGCGGGCTGATTCAG GTGAAAGTACGGGCCACATTGCCCGGAAACGGCAGCATGACCATTCAACAGGAGACGCAAGACTCCCAG AGGCGAAGCAGTCCCGTGTTGATGCAG CTGAAGACGACCCTCTCTGGACGCGAGACAGTGAAGGAAGAGGACGCTACGACACCAGGGGCAAGAAAGGGTACCTGCTGATAGTCAACTACAGCGACAATAGAAAAG GTTCGACACGTGATGTCGAAATTCTACAATCCTTCTTTAGAGAAGTGGATTTCGAAGTGGACGAAGCTTCTAATCTTACTCTGCGTGAACTTGAACAAAGATTTACTGACGTGAAACAGCGACTGAATGACACCATTGCCAAAGACAACTTGTACTGCTTCGTATGTGCCATAATGGGCCATGGAAACAAG GATGGAATAGCCACTGCTGATGGTAAAATGATTTCGGAGGAGACAATCAGAAAAAGGTTCACCAACAACTATATTCCTAATTTTGCAG GTAAGCCAAAGGTATTTCTGATACAAGCCTGTCGTGGGACGGATTTGCAGGATGGCGAGCAGGTTGAGGATGACGACATCAGTGACGTCACAGCCAAGAACAATGATGTCATTGAGGATGATATCATTGTTACTGTTCCGAACGACGCAGACACACTTATTGCCTTCTCATCCACACCAG GATATAAGTCAACACGAATGACGGTAAGCGGGAGCTGGTTCATCACCACATGTGTAGAGGTGTTCAGGCAGTTCTACAAGACTGACCATCTGGAGGACATGCTGGTCACTGTCCGGGAACGGGTCGCACAGAAGGAAAGGGAGCATTCCAAGAAACAGATGCCGTGTGTGTGGACCTCGCTAACCAAACGattgtttttcaagaaaacGTCTTAA